From the genome of Corallococcus macrosporus DSM 14697:
TCTTGCGCAGGTGCCGGGCCAGCGCGCCCGTGTCGATGAAACGCGCGAGCGCCGCCTGGGCGGGAAGCTGGCTGTGCCAGTCCGTCACCTGCTTGGCCAGCCGGAGCTCCCGTCGAAGCGGGGGCGGCGCGATGAGGAAGCCCAGGCGCAGCGCGGGGAGCAGCACCTTGGAGAAGGAGCCGACGTAGAGGACTCGGCCCGAGCGGTCCAGGCCGTGGAGCGTCTCCAGGGGACGCCCGCCGAAGCGGAACTCGCTGTCGTAGTCATCCTCGATGATGACCGCGTCGCGCCGCCGGGCCCAGTCGAGCAGGGCCCTTCGGCGCGCGGGGGACATCACGATGCCCAGCGGGAACTGGTGCGATGGCGTGACGTACACCAGGCGCGTGTCGGCCGGCAGCGCCCGCACGTCGAGCCCCTCCGCGTCGACGGGCACCGGCACGACACGGGCTCCGTGGGATTGGAACAGGACCCGCGCGGGTGGATAGCCGGGCTCCTCCACGGCGACGCGGTCTCCGGGCTCCAGCAGCACCCGTCCCACCAGGTCCAGCGCCTGCTGTGCCCCGTGGGTGATGAGCACGTCCGACGCCTCCGCGCGAACGCCTCGGGAGATGCCCACGTGGCGTGCCACCGACTCGCGCAGCTCGGGGTGCCCGGACGGGTCCGCGTAGGCGGCCGTCATCGCCGTGGTGCGCAGTTGCCGCGCCAGCAGCCGACTCCAGGCCTCGAATGGGAACAGCGTGGCGTCGGGGATGCCGACGCGGAAGTCGTACGGCGCGGAGGGCATGGCGGGCGGAGGGACCTGCAGCCCGTTCCAGATGGCGCGCGGGCGCAGCTTCACGCCGCGAGCCGTCGCCGCGCGGGCTTCTCGCTCCCGGGACGCGTTCTGGACGAAGCTGCCCGCGCGCCCCCGGCTGACGAGCAGGCCTTCGGCGGTCAGCCATTCATAGGCCACGCTGACCGTGTTGCGCGAGACGCCCAGCCGTTGAGCCAGCTCTCGCGACGGGGGAATCTGTTCGCCGTCGCGAAGGTGCCCATCGAGGATTCGCGCGCGCAGGCCCCGGTATATCTGCCCCGCGACGTCCCTTCGGTCCTGGAGGTCGACGTGAAGGTCCATGAGCAGGTCCCATAGTTTGGCCCAGTGAGATTCGTCAATTCTGGCCCGGTGGGAGGGCCAGTGACGGCGCAATGTCACGGACATGAACGACACGTCTTTGTCCTTTGCGTCCTCGCGCCCGGTCGACCCCGAGCGCATGTCTTGGATTCCCATGGGCCCGCCGGGCCTCTCCTTCAAGCCGCTGCGCTTCTTCCGGGATGGCTCTGGCTGGATGTACCTCTTCCGCCTGGAGCCCGGCACCATCATCCCCCGGCACCGCCACACCGGCGAGGTGCATGGCTACAACCTCTCAGGGACGCGCGAGTTGCTCGACACGGGGGAGGTGATTGGGCCCGGTGGCTACGTCTACGAGCCGCCCGGCAACGTCGATAGCTGGCGGGTGACAGGCGCTGCGCCGGCGGTGTTGCTCATCACGGTGCGCGGGGCCATCGAGTACCTGGCGGAGGATGGCCAGGTCTCCAAACGCGTCACGTCCGAGGACCGGCTCCAGACCTACCGCCGCTGGTGCGAGGCGAACGGCGCGCCGTTCCTGGCAACCCTGGAGTGAGCTCCCCTTCGCCATGGATTGAATTTTCTCCGGAGGGGGCCGTCCTCAGCCGCGCTCGCCGCGATGCCCATGGCACACGGCGAATCCCCGCTCGCTGCCCCTCGGAGAAGACATGTTCGTGCGCTCGCTGGTCCTTCCTGTCGTCGCGCTGTCCCTTGTCGGCTGTGCTGGAATGACAGTCACCCGGACGGTGACGGGGCCGGACGGCAAGACGGTCGTCACCAGCTCCGACCCCGCAGAGCAGGCCCGCATCGACGCGGAGGCGCGTGAGCAGGAGGACTACGAGAAGGCCATCGCGGAGGCGCCCCGGCGCTCACCCCAGGCGCCCATCGAGGTGGCCGTCTTCGAGGCGTCCGTCGCCGAGTCGCTGGCCAGGTCGCTCGACCGGAAGCAGCTCAACGATTCGCTCGTGGCGGAGCTCTCCGCGGACCCGCTGCTGCGCGTCGTGCGCGTCACGGGGCTCCCCAGCA
Proteins encoded in this window:
- a CDS encoding PLP-dependent aminotransferase family protein, with the translated sequence MDLHVDLQDRRDVAGQIYRGLRARILDGHLRDGEQIPPSRELAQRLGVSRNTVSVAYEWLTAEGLLVSRGRAGSFVQNASREREARAATARGVKLRPRAIWNGLQVPPPAMPSAPYDFRVGIPDATLFPFEAWSRLLARQLRTTAMTAAYADPSGHPELRESVARHVGISRGVRAEASDVLITHGAQQALDLVGRVLLEPGDRVAVEEPGYPPARVLFQSHGARVVPVPVDAEGLDVRALPADTRLVYVTPSHQFPLGIVMSPARRRALLDWARRRDAVIIEDDYDSEFRFGGRPLETLHGLDRSGRVLYVGSFSKVLLPALRLGFLIAPPPLRRELRLAKQVTDWHSQLPAQAALARFIDTGALARHLRKTRREYAQRHTRLSERLRHHFGDTFEQLPSVAGLHLCVTFPRGGARRERELTRKAHDAGIGIEELSRYFAGTPTRHGWVLGYGGVTVERIDEGLRRLRAKLGGAL
- a CDS encoding cupin domain-containing protein codes for the protein MNDTSLSFASSRPVDPERMSWIPMGPPGLSFKPLRFFRDGSGWMYLFRLEPGTIIPRHRHTGEVHGYNLSGTRELLDTGEVIGPGGYVYEPPGNVDSWRVTGAAPAVLLITVRGAIEYLAEDGQVSKRVTSEDRLQTYRRWCEANGAPFLATLE